A window from Chloracidobacterium sp. encodes these proteins:
- a CDS encoding P-II family nitrogen regulator produces MKLITAIIRPERLAEVKNALFRVGVTGLSVSGVRGHGGEPEIIEYVRGQRIVVEFTEKVEVRMAVSEPFVEPAITAILTAARTGAVGDGKIFVQPLERVIRIRTGEENEAALTPLTADEVQARALQEASATTPTDVGNKPV; encoded by the coding sequence ATGAAGCTCATCACGGCGATCATCCGGCCGGAACGGCTGGCTGAGGTCAAAAATGCGCTTTTTCGCGTCGGCGTGACGGGTCTTTCCGTCAGCGGTGTGCGCGGACACGGCGGTGAGCCGGAGATTATTGAGTACGTCCGCGGCCAACGGATTGTGGTTGAGTTTACCGAGAAGGTGGAAGTGCGCATGGCGGTTTCTGAGCCGTTTGTGGAACCGGCTATCACCGCCATCCTGACGGCAGCCAGGACGGGCGCAGTCGGGGATGGGAAGATTTTCGTCCAGCCGCTGGAGCGTGTCATTCGCATCCGCACCGGTGAGGAAAATGAAGCTGCTTTGACGCCGCTGACGGCCGATGAGGTACAGGCACGCGCATTGCAAGAAGCATCGGCGACAACCCCCACCGACGTTGGTAACAAGCCCGTATGA